The following proteins come from a genomic window of Trifolium pratense cultivar HEN17-A07 linkage group LG4, ARS_RC_1.1, whole genome shotgun sequence:
- the LOC123881830 gene encoding sm-like protein LSM7, translating to MSGRKETVLDLAKFVDKGVQVKLTGGRQVTGTLKGYDQLLNLVLDEAVEFLRDPDDPLKTTDQTRSLGLIVCRGTAVMLVSPTDGTDEIANPFLEADGA from the exons ATG tCTGGGAGAAAAGAAACTGTTCTTGACTTGGCTAAATTTGTTGATAAAGGAGTTCAAGTCAAGCTTACTGGTGGTAGACAAG TGACAGGTACTCTGAAAGGATATGACCAGTTACTTAACCTCGTCCTCGACGAAGCTGTTGAGTTTCTGAGAG ATCCTGATGATCCACTGAAAACTACAGATCAGACCAGAAGTCTTGGCTTAATT GTTTGCAGGGGAACTGCTGTGATGCTTGTGTCCCCAACTGATGGTACAGATGAGATTGCAAACCCCTTTCTTGAGGCAGATGGGGCCTAG